In Gymnogyps californianus isolate 813 chromosome 6, ASM1813914v2, whole genome shotgun sequence, a single window of DNA contains:
- the DDIT4 gene encoding DNA damage-inducible transcript 4 protein produces MPGLWERLAGGERGCLESSDCESLGSASGSEGDAEYAEGASLPDLDLLHDPEDELLCANLMDLVQATLGRAPLGAKRCSRLLMPAQLLAQVRTELLRLACSEPCGLRGALLDLCVEHGKACHDVGHIAVDPAVVPTFQLTLVLRLDSRLWPKIQGLFTSGPAFTPLKLSTGFRVIKKKLYSSEQLLIEEC; encoded by the exons ATGCCCGGGCTGTGGGAGCGGCTGGCGGGCGGCGAGCGGGGCTGCCTGGAGAGCTCCGACTGCGAGTCGCTGGGCAGCGCCTCCGGCTCGGAGGGAG ACGCCGAGTACGCCGAGGGGGCCTCCCTGCCGGACCTGGACCTGCTGCACGACCCCGAGGACGAGCTGCTGTGCGCCAACCTGATGGACCTGGTCCAGGCCACGCTGGGCAGAGCCCCGCTGGGCGCCAAGCGCTGCTCCCGGCTCCTCATGCCGGCCCAGCTCCTGGCGCAGGTGAGGACGGAGCTGCTGCGCCTGGCCTGCAGCGAGCCCTGCGGGCTGCGCGGGGCCCTCCTCGACCTCTGCGTGGAGCACGGCAAGGCCTGCCACGACGTGGGGCACATCGCCGTGGACCCCGCCGTGGTGCCTACCTTCCAGCTCACCCTGGTGCTCCGGCTGGACTCCCGCCTCTGGCCCAAGATCCAGGGACTCTTCACCTCGGGGCCGGCTTTCACGCCGCTGAAGCTGAGCACGGGCTTCAGGGTCATCAAGAAGAAGCTGTACAGCTCCGAGCAGCTGCTCATAGAGGAGTGCTGA